A region from the Candidatus Thiothrix putei genome encodes:
- the ispB gene encoding octaprenyl diphosphate synthase: MDFNTIRQLADADMQAVNALIQRRLHSDVVLINQLSHYIIGSGGKRLRPLLALLVARACGYQGERHVDIAAIVEFIHTATLLHDDVVDESDMRRGKETANNVWGNQAAVLVGDFLYSRSFEMMVDVGSMRVMEILSTTTNVIAEGEVLQLLNCHDPDTSEERYMEVIHSKTAKLFEAACQLGAVLTGLSAEHEEAMAKYGMHLGTAFQLVDDVLDYTADAEEMGKNVGDDLAEGKPTLPLIIAIQRSDAATAGILRRAIEQGGLDQIDAIMQAITDTKAIDYTLERAKGETESAIASLQCLPDSDYRQALESLAWFAINRSH, encoded by the coding sequence ATGGATTTCAATACAATTCGCCAACTTGCCGATGCTGACATGCAGGCAGTCAATGCTTTAATCCAGCGTCGCCTGCATTCCGATGTCGTGCTTATCAACCAACTCAGCCACTATATTATTGGCAGCGGGGGTAAACGCTTGCGCCCATTGCTGGCGTTACTGGTCGCTCGCGCCTGTGGGTATCAGGGGGAACGGCATGTCGATATTGCCGCGATTGTGGAATTTATCCACACCGCCACCCTGCTGCATGACGATGTGGTGGACGAGTCTGATATGCGGCGTGGCAAGGAAACCGCCAATAACGTGTGGGGCAATCAAGCCGCCGTGCTGGTGGGCGATTTCTTGTATTCGCGCTCGTTTGAAATGATGGTGGATGTGGGCAGTATGCGCGTGATGGAAATTCTCTCCACCACCACCAATGTGATTGCCGAAGGCGAAGTATTGCAATTGCTCAACTGCCACGATCCTGACACGTCCGAAGAACGTTACATGGAAGTCATCCATTCCAAAACCGCGAAATTGTTTGAAGCGGCGTGTCAGTTAGGCGCGGTATTGACGGGCTTAAGTGCAGAACACGAAGAGGCGATGGCGAAATACGGGATGCACTTAGGCACAGCGTTCCAATTGGTCGATGATGTGTTGGATTACACCGCTGATGCTGAGGAAATGGGCAAAAATGTGGGTGATGATTTAGCCGAAGGCAAGCCGACCTTGCCGCTGATTATTGCGATACAGCGCAGCGATGCGGCAACGGCTGGCATACTTCGTCGTGCGATTGAGCAAGGTGGGTTAGATCAAATTGATGCCATTATGCAGGCGATCACCGACACCAAGGCGATTGATTACACGCTGGAACGGGCGAAGGGTGAAACGGAAAGTGCGATTGCCAGCCTGCAATGCCTGCCGGATAGCGACTATCGGCAGGCATTGGAATCACTGGCTTGGTTTGCGATTAACCGTAGCCATTGA
- a CDS encoding Dam family site-specific DNA-(adenine-N6)-methyltransferase, translated as MKSIPHPIQYQGSKRNLAAAILGYFPKDVDCLIEPFAGSAAISIAAAARQLAARYAINDVNKPLAELLRLMVEQPTETADYYEQIWNGQLTEDSPSHYYQMRDAFNRSQDPRLFLYLLARCVKGAVRYNADGMFNQSPDKRRKGTRPATMRNNIFGVSALLQGISAFSALDYRDVLRTVTTDDLVYMDPPYQGVCGEHDSRYLSGIDHHEFVLALEELNERGIAYVVSYDGRRGDKAFGELLPSYLELSRIELLAGRSSQSTLLGRTEMTYESLYLSPVLVQKRTLPALRSHAIPMQPHCAPEAHALYA; from the coding sequence ATGAAAAGTATCCCGCACCCCATTCAATATCAAGGCAGTAAGCGCAATTTAGCAGCCGCGATTCTTGGTTATTTCCCCAAGGATGTGGATTGTTTGATTGAACCCTTTGCAGGTTCGGCAGCGATCAGTATTGCGGCGGCGGCACGTCAATTGGCGGCGCGTTACGCGATTAATGATGTCAACAAACCGTTAGCAGAATTGCTGCGTTTGATGGTAGAGCAACCAACAGAAACGGCTGATTATTACGAGCAGATTTGGAATGGGCAGCTCACAGAGGATAGTCCGAGCCATTATTATCAGATGCGAGATGCCTTTAACCGCAGCCAAGACCCCCGTCTTTTCCTGTATTTGTTAGCGCGTTGTGTCAAAGGTGCGGTGCGTTACAATGCTGATGGGATGTTCAATCAGAGCCCCGATAAGCGTCGTAAAGGCACTCGCCCCGCGACTATGCGTAACAATATTTTCGGGGTGTCAGCGTTGTTGCAAGGTATAAGTGCCTTTTCAGCACTGGATTACCGTGATGTGCTGAGAACGGTTACGACCGATGATCTCGTGTACATGGATCCGCCTTATCAGGGCGTTTGCGGTGAACACGATTCGCGCTACTTGTCCGGTATTGACCACCATGAGTTTGTATTGGCACTGGAAGAATTGAATGAACGGGGCATCGCTTATGTCGTCAGTTATGATGGACGTAGGGGTGATAAGGCATTCGGCGAATTGTTGCCTAGTTATCTGGAGTTGTCGCGTATTGAATTGTTAGCAGGGCGTTCTAGCCAATCGACCTTGCTGGGACGCACTGAGATGACGTATGAATCGCTGTATTTGTCACCTGTTTTAGTGCAGAAGCGAACATTGCCTGCTTTACGGAGTCATGCTATTCCCATGCAGCCACACTGTGCGCCTGAGGCTCATGCGCTCTATGCCTGA
- a CDS encoding DUF3530 family protein, protein MKVAAAVYTLASVVVLALMVMRPPVNVASTAPETAPPPAPEAAVSEAMPVTMPSVAPAADTALPGAQPAPAVAVPAPLTEPVPAVVAPAPLAQPVAPPMMPPQAVPMPAAPPTLVPAPSEPNALEEKKNDVTPPAATKPAPDANATPDYAREQRLASEISDTIMEGEVINLNDGTQNFMGILTSAEQPRGAVIILHGRGYHPDWEDVAHPLRVGLVAKGWTTLSLQMPVLEKEAKYYDYVPLFANADRRINAGVAFLKQQGITKIVLAAHSCGAHMAMNWVDATGGRDLAAYVGLGMGATDYEQELLHPFPLDKLSVPVLDIYGEKDFPQVLSLAPERQALMQKAGNTHSKQMVLPDADHYYKDKGDALTAVVANWLNSLP, encoded by the coding sequence ATGAAAGTTGCCGCAGCCGTTTACACGCTTGCCTCCGTTGTGGTATTAGCCTTGATGGTCATGCGCCCCCCTGTGAATGTTGCCAGCACTGCACCAGAAACAGCGCCCCCCCCTGCCCCTGAAGCGGCAGTAAGCGAGGCTATGCCAGTGACCATGCCAAGTGTCGCCCCTGCTGCGGATACCGCATTGCCCGGTGCACAGCCAGCCCCGGCAGTTGCAGTGCCTGCACCACTGACTGAACCCGTACCGGCAGTTGTAGCGCCTGCACCACTGGCACAACCGGTCGCACCGCCGATGATGCCGCCGCAGGCTGTTCCAATGCCTGCCGCTCCCCCGACTCTTGTTCCCGCACCTTCCGAGCCAAATGCCTTGGAAGAAAAAAAAAATGATGTAACCCCACCGGCTGCAACCAAACCGGCACCGGATGCTAATGCCACCCCTGATTACGCCCGCGAGCAACGCCTTGCGAGCGAAATCAGCGACACGATCATGGAAGGCGAAGTCATTAACCTGAATGACGGCACGCAAAATTTCATGGGTATTCTTACATCAGCGGAACAACCGCGCGGGGCAGTTATTATTTTGCACGGGCGCGGCTATCACCCTGACTGGGAAGATGTTGCGCACCCTTTACGGGTAGGTTTGGTGGCAAAGGGCTGGACAACCCTGTCCTTACAAATGCCGGTTCTGGAAAAAGAAGCCAAGTATTATGATTACGTGCCACTGTTTGCGAATGCAGACAGACGCATTAACGCCGGTGTCGCTTTTTTGAAACAACAAGGCATTACCAAAATTGTATTGGCTGCTCACAGTTGTGGCGCACACATGGCGATGAATTGGGTAGACGCGACGGGCGGGCGTGACCTTGCTGCTTACGTGGGGCTAGGCATGGGGGCGACCGATTATGAACAGGAACTGCTACACCCTTTCCCGCTGGATAAATTATCTGTACCGGTACTGGATATATACGGTGAAAAAGACTTTCCGCAAGTACTCAGCCTTGCCCCAGAACGTCAGGCTCTGATGCAGAAAGCAGGTAATACCCATTCCAAACAAATGGTGTTACCCGATGCCGATCATTATTACAAAGACAAGGGCGATGCGCTCACAGCCGTGGTCGCTAACTGGTTAAACAGCTTGCCGTAA
- the speD gene encoding adenosylmethionine decarboxylase, translating into MVERHQKQIRLHGFNNLTKTLSFNIYDICYARSPAHREEYLAYIDEEYNADRLTKILTDVADIIGANILNVARQDYDPQGASVTILVSEEPVLSEEKISASTSARPGPYPEDVVAHLDKSHLTVHTYPESHPDNGISTFRADIDVSTCGRISPLKALNYLIHSLESDIVIMDYRVRGFTRDVKGKKHFIDHKINSIQNFLSPETKRNYSMLDVNVYQENIFHTKMMLKEFELDNYLFGLGKNDYFEKDLKQIEMQLRKEMKEIFYGRNTGSF; encoded by the coding sequence TTGGTTGAGCGTCATCAAAAGCAGATTCGCCTGCACGGGTTTAATAACCTAACGAAAACCTTAAGTTTTAACATTTACGACATCTGCTACGCAAGGAGTCCGGCTCACCGTGAAGAATACCTCGCGTACATTGATGAAGAATACAATGCTGACCGTTTGACCAAAATCCTCACGGATGTGGCGGACATCATCGGTGCTAATATTTTGAACGTGGCTCGTCAGGATTACGATCCCCAAGGCGCGAGTGTCACTATTCTGGTTTCGGAAGAACCTGTTCTGTCAGAAGAAAAAATCAGTGCATCGACTTCGGCACGCCCCGGCCCTTATCCAGAAGATGTGGTGGCACATCTGGATAAAAGCCACCTGACGGTACATACCTACCCGGAAAGTCACCCTGATAATGGGATTAGTACATTCCGTGCGGATATTGATGTATCGACATGCGGTCGTATCTCGCCGCTGAAAGCATTGAATTACTTAATACATAGTTTAGAGTCCGATATTGTCATTATGGACTATCGGGTGCGTGGTTTTACCCGTGATGTGAAAGGCAAAAAGCACTTCATCGACCATAAGATCAACTCTATCCAAAACTTCTTGTCACCCGAAACAAAACGTAATTACTCCATGTTGGATGTGAATGTTTACCAGGAAAATATCTTTCACACTAAAATGATGTTGAAGGAGTTTGAACTGGATAACTATTTGTTTGGTCTTGGAAAAAATGACTATTTTGAAAAAGATTTGAAACAAATCGAAATGCAGTTACGCAAAGAAATGAAAGAGATTTTTTACGGTAGAAATACAGGTAGTTTTTAA
- a CDS encoding YdcH family protein, which translates to MFGESHDLATEFPEYKEQIHRLKMNDRHFARLFDDYHEVDGQLHRIEQEIEVHADEFVEGLKLRRLHLKDELYGILQQTA; encoded by the coding sequence ATGTTTGGAGAATCTCATGATCTCGCCACCGAATTTCCCGAATACAAAGAGCAGATTCATCGCTTAAAAATGAATGATCGGCATTTTGCTCGCTTATTTGACGACTACCACGAAGTTGACGGGCAACTGCACCGGATTGAACAAGAAATCGAAGTCCACGCTGACGAGTTTGTTGAAGGTCTGAAGTTACGTCGTCTGCACCTCAAAGATGAGCTGTACGGCATATTGCAACAAACGGCCTAA
- a CDS encoding rubrerythrin family protein: MELKGSKTEQHLKDAFAGESQANRRYLYFAAKADVEGYNDVATVFRSTAEGETGHAHGHLEYLEASGDPATGLPIGPTAANLKASIAGETHEYTDMYPGMAKDARAEGFDEIADWFETLAKAERSHANRFQKALDNLDA, encoded by the coding sequence ATGGAACTGAAGGGAAGTAAGACAGAACAGCATCTGAAAGATGCCTTCGCTGGTGAATCACAAGCCAACCGCCGTTATTTGTACTTCGCAGCCAAAGCCGACGTGGAAGGCTACAACGACGTTGCGACCGTGTTCCGTTCCACAGCGGAAGGTGAAACCGGTCACGCGCACGGTCACTTGGAATACTTGGAAGCCTCTGGCGACCCAGCCACTGGTCTGCCCATCGGCCCGACGGCTGCCAACCTGAAAGCCTCTATTGCAGGCGAAACCCACGAGTACACCGACATGTATCCGGGGATGGCGAAAGACGCACGCGCTGAAGGTTTCGACGAAATCGCTGATTGGTTTGAGACACTGGCAAAAGCGGAGCGTTCACACGCTAACCGTTTCCAGAAAGCACTGGATAATCTGGACGCTTAA
- the rpmA gene encoding 50S ribosomal protein L27, giving the protein MAHKKAGGSTRNGRDSESKRLGVKRFGGQFVLAGNILVRQRGTRFHAGDNVGLGKDHTLFAKADGIVVFKQKGAENRKFVSIQPVEGCSA; this is encoded by the coding sequence ATGGCACACAAAAAGGCAGGCGGTAGTACCCGCAACGGTCGCGATTCAGAATCGAAACGACTTGGCGTTAAGCGCTTTGGTGGTCAATTCGTTCTGGCTGGTAACATTCTGGTTCGCCAGCGTGGTACACGCTTCCATGCCGGTGACAACGTAGGTCTTGGTAAAGACCATACTTTATTCGCCAAGGCAGACGGTATCGTGGTTTTCAAGCAAAAAGGCGCTGAAAACCGTAAGTTTGTAAGCATTCAACCTGTTGAAGGTTGTTCCGCTTAA
- a CDS encoding C40 family peptidase, with translation MSSVSVKPLALLSVGAVALLLAGCNSENVKTAEAEQAKVYTAQFAHSKNNVANVARIPVQSSRDTSLLDRVVWNAEKQKGKMYRYGGESPKTGFDCSGLTQFAFEQGAGVSLPRTAADQYAASVKIPKHEASKGDLVFFKTSGKRISHVGIYLGDDKFVHAPRTGKAITTDKLEGYWASKLVGFGRIPGACKPAYS, from the coding sequence ATGAGTAGTGTTAGTGTAAAGCCGTTAGCCCTGTTAAGCGTAGGGGCTGTGGCATTGTTACTGGCTGGCTGTAATTCTGAAAATGTTAAAACTGCGGAAGCAGAACAAGCCAAGGTATATACCGCACAGTTTGCGCATTCCAAAAATAACGTAGCAAATGTGGCGCGGATACCTGTTCAGTCCTCACGTGATACCAGTTTGTTAGATCGTGTGGTATGGAATGCTGAGAAGCAGAAGGGCAAAATGTATCGTTACGGTGGTGAAAGTCCTAAAACAGGCTTTGATTGCAGTGGTTTGACACAGTTCGCTTTTGAACAAGGTGCTGGGGTTTCTTTACCGCGCACGGCTGCTGATCAATACGCAGCATCAGTCAAAATTCCTAAGCATGAAGCCAGCAAAGGCGATTTGGTTTTCTTCAAAACCAGTGGCAAGCGCATCAGTCATGTCGGTATTTATTTGGGGGATGATAAGTTTGTCCATGCACCACGTACCGGTAAAGCCATCACCACCGACAAGCTGGAAGGCTATTGGGCTAGTAAGCTGGTGGGCTTCGGGCGTATTCCGGGCGCTTGTAAGCCTGCTTATTCCTAA
- a CDS encoding OsmC family protein: protein MKARVKWLDNMSFVGESDSGHSVVMDGAPEFGGRNLGMRPMEMLLLGLGGCSSFDVVLILQKSKQQVLDCEVHIEAERADKDPKVFTRIHLHFVVSGRNLSGEKVERAVKLSAEKYCSASIMLGKTAEITHDFEVIEAV from the coding sequence ATGAAAGCCAGAGTAAAGTGGTTGGATAACATGAGTTTCGTCGGCGAGTCTGACAGTGGTCATTCCGTTGTCATGGATGGTGCGCCTGAGTTTGGAGGGCGAAATCTTGGGATGCGTCCGATGGAAATGTTGTTGTTGGGTTTGGGCGGTTGCTCATCGTTTGATGTGGTACTGATCCTGCAAAAGTCGAAACAACAGGTATTGGACTGTGAAGTGCATATTGAGGCAGAACGTGCAGATAAAGATCCCAAAGTTTTCACCCGTATTCACCTGCATTTTGTGGTTAGCGGACGTAACTTATCAGGGGAAAAAGTAGAGAGGGCGGTTAAATTATCCGCAGAAAAATATTGTTCCGCGTCAATTATGTTGGGAAAAACCGCTGAAATTACTCATGATTTTGAGGTAATTGAGGCTGTATGA
- a CDS encoding heterodisulfide reductase-related iron-sulfur binding cluster — MATPIREGSLQAPTRHALDWKNPEFYNEDAVLHEMERVFDLCHGCRRCVSLCNSFPTLFDLVDESSTMEVDGVDKKDYWKVVDHCYLCDLCYMTKCPYIPPHEWNIDFPHLMLRAKAVKFKKGDTKFRDKVLSSTDMVGKLAGIPVVAGVVNKMNQNPAFRKQLDKVLGVHPNAKIPSYHSDKGRDRVARYKNLDESKAVAAGRTTGKVAIFATCYGNYNEPHIVDDLRKVFEINGIPVTLLDKEQCCGMPKLELGDLESVAAAKEANIPAMMKLINEGWDIVGPVPSCVLMFKQELPLMFPDDADVQTVKGRIFDPFEYLMLRHKEGKLNTHFKQSLGKVSYHTSCHLRVQNIGYKTRELLELVPDTKLELLERCSGHDGTYAVKSEFHDISMKICRPLFGKVKQAKPDYYGSDCPMAGHQIENGLDEGMPPPTHPLTMLRIAYGL; from the coding sequence ATGGCAACCCCGATCCGCGAAGGCAGCCTGCAAGCCCCCACCCGTCACGCGCTGGACTGGAAAAACCCCGAATTTTACAACGAAGATGCCGTCCTGCACGAAATGGAGCGCGTTTTCGATCTCTGTCACGGTTGCCGCCGTTGCGTCAGCCTGTGCAATTCTTTCCCCACCTTATTCGATTTGGTGGATGAGTCCTCCACGATGGAAGTGGATGGCGTTGATAAAAAAGATTATTGGAAGGTCGTGGATCATTGCTATCTGTGCGACCTGTGTTACATGACCAAATGCCCGTACATTCCGCCGCACGAGTGGAATATCGACTTCCCGCACCTGATGCTGCGTGCCAAAGCGGTGAAGTTTAAAAAGGGTGACACCAAATTCCGCGACAAAGTACTGAGTTCCACCGATATGGTTGGCAAGCTTGCGGGTATTCCGGTGGTTGCGGGTGTGGTCAACAAAATGAATCAAAACCCTGCCTTCCGTAAGCAACTGGATAAAGTGCTGGGTGTGCATCCGAATGCGAAAATCCCGTCGTATCACAGCGATAAAGGTCGTGATCGTGTAGCACGTTACAAAAATTTAGATGAATCCAAGGCTGTGGCGGCAGGGCGTACTACCGGCAAAGTGGCGATTTTTGCCACCTGCTACGGCAATTACAACGAGCCGCATATCGTCGATGATTTGCGTAAGGTGTTTGAAATCAACGGCATTCCGGTGACGTTGCTGGATAAAGAGCAATGCTGTGGAATGCCCAAATTGGAATTGGGCGACTTGGAATCCGTTGCAGCGGCGAAAGAAGCCAATATTCCAGCAATGATGAAACTCATCAATGAAGGTTGGGATATTGTCGGCCCCGTACCGTCGTGTGTGCTGATGTTCAAGCAGGAATTGCCGCTGATGTTCCCCGATGATGCTGATGTACAGACAGTGAAAGGGCGTATTTTCGACCCGTTCGAGTACCTAATGTTGCGCCACAAGGAAGGCAAGTTGAATACCCACTTCAAGCAATCCTTGGGCAAGGTCAGTTATCACACGTCTTGCCATTTGCGCGTGCAAAATATCGGCTACAAAACCCGTGAATTGCTGGAGCTCGTGCCGGATACCAAGTTGGAATTGCTGGAACGTTGTTCCGGGCATGACGGCACGTATGCGGTGAAAAGCGAATTCCACGATATTTCGATGAAAATTTGCCGCCCGCTGTTTGGCAAAGTAAAACAAGCCAAGCCGGATTACTACGGCAGTGATTGCCCAATGGCAGGGCATCAAATCGAGAATGGGTTGGATGAGGGTATGCCTCCGCCAACGCATCCGCTGACCATGTTACGCATTGCTTACGGTTTGTAA
- the rplU gene encoding 50S ribosomal protein L21, which yields MYAVIVTGGKQYRVAQGDSIFVEKLDAVEGADIDFDNVLMVGEGDTVQIGAPYVAGAKVTANVVAQTRGVKVRIMKFRRRKHHQKCTGHRQYLTQIEITGISAA from the coding sequence ATGTATGCGGTCATCGTAACCGGCGGTAAACAGTACCGCGTCGCTCAAGGCGACAGCATCTTCGTTGAAAAACTGGATGCAGTAGAAGGCGCAGACATTGATTTCGATAATGTCCTGATGGTCGGGGAAGGTGACACCGTGCAAATCGGCGCACCTTACGTTGCAGGCGCGAAAGTAACTGCAAACGTTGTGGCCCAGACTCGCGGCGTCAAAGTGCGGATCATGAAATTCCGCCGCCGTAAGCACCATCAGAAATGTACTGGTCACCGCCAGTACCTGACACAAATCGAAATCACTGGCATTTCAGCAGCGTAA
- a CDS encoding response regulator, translating to MKHAAPLSWLAGLLLFLLSHVVAADTSTLILTDSQDTVSAAPFMAVLEDPSRQLTLQQVTSAAFDEKFTVNTSQNAPSFGRSRSAYWVRFTLINQSSLKWYALSDAFLEDEYDFYLLSEGQDVTAQYAAPVTNYRRPAWSLALPRAMPLQIYVRATNGDSAFRLPVELVTADAMLERSKQNYRLYAAIYGAMLVLAAYNLFLFFALREISYLSLVVHILAMTAVAHLSNPVFEGIGFLHDTGSHFFTTPLYIAIISFCLFTQQLLQTKYQTPRHHQLLNALIGVCLPLILITGWIPGGTLVVNSISMITMLVLFSTSITALRQGGRIARYFFSIFFFVLFLVAPNVLVLTFNVTHWDVKAFYVTAMPIGHLIFLLLLSVIQMEKVRTLREAMQRTAAANQAKSSFLATINHELRTPLNAITSLGTLLRLTTLTPKQAEYVSQLEQTSQHMSRLMGNVLDIAKIESNSLELQQEPFQLSIVMRQVHDLTINQAQKKGLSLVFVGHDSIPETLLGDRLRLTQILTNLLQNALRYTHEGTVTCTVERHAIPESPALRLSFSVRDTGIGIPAEKLSTIFDEFTQAKPTSNLSQDGIGLGLAISSRLVTCLGGTLAVESTVGKGSHFFFTLPFNVAHLETATTDKPPCRLPQGIRILLVDDEFMNRLLGYELLSAQGGNVEVAADGQSALLYLQQHPFDVVLLDINLTDTTGFDVLQWIRQHSPNPNIPVIALTAHTSAEVKQQCLAAGMNGFLNKPSDWQRLCQIILKAVNREDDG from the coding sequence ATGAAACACGCCGCGCCATTGTCTTGGTTGGCGGGCTTGCTGCTGTTTTTACTCAGCCATGTAGTGGCGGCTGACACCTCAACATTAATCCTCACGGATAGCCAGGACACGGTTTCCGCCGCACCCTTTATGGCAGTATTGGAAGACCCGTCACGGCAATTAACCCTGCAACAGGTTACATCAGCGGCATTTGACGAAAAATTTACCGTAAACACCAGCCAAAACGCCCCCAGTTTCGGCAGAAGTCGCTCGGCGTATTGGGTACGTTTTACGTTAATCAACCAGTCCAGCCTGAAATGGTACGCCTTGTCCGATGCATTCCTAGAGGATGAATACGACTTTTATCTGCTATCCGAGGGACAAGACGTAACAGCCCAATACGCCGCACCCGTTACCAACTATCGCCGCCCCGCTTGGTCACTGGCACTCCCCCGCGCCATGCCTCTACAAATTTACGTGCGGGCAACCAATGGCGATTCCGCGTTTCGCTTGCCGGTAGAATTGGTCACAGCGGATGCGATGCTGGAACGCAGTAAACAAAATTATCGTCTCTACGCCGCCATTTACGGTGCAATGTTGGTGTTGGCAGCTTACAACCTGTTTTTGTTTTTTGCGTTGCGTGAAATTAGCTATTTGTCACTGGTGGTGCATATTCTTGCAATGACTGCGGTTGCACACCTCTCCAATCCAGTATTTGAGGGGATTGGATTCCTCCACGACACCGGCTCGCATTTTTTCACGACACCGTTGTATATCGCGATTATATCCTTTTGCCTGTTTACACAACAATTGCTGCAAACCAAATACCAAACACCGCGCCATCACCAATTGTTAAACGCGCTGATAGGGGTATGCCTACCCCTGATTCTGATAACAGGCTGGATCCCCGGCGGCACATTGGTTGTCAATAGCATAAGCATGATTACAATGCTCGTGCTGTTTAGCACCAGTATCACTGCGTTACGCCAAGGCGGTCGCATTGCCCGTTACTTTTTTAGTATTTTTTTCTTTGTGCTATTTTTGGTCGCACCCAATGTCTTAGTGCTGACGTTCAATGTGACACACTGGGATGTCAAAGCGTTTTACGTCACTGCGATGCCAATAGGACACCTGATTTTTTTGCTGTTGCTATCCGTTATCCAAATGGAAAAAGTCAGGACATTGCGTGAAGCCATGCAGCGCACTGCCGCTGCGAATCAAGCCAAAAGCAGCTTTCTGGCAACCATCAACCACGAATTACGCACGCCACTCAACGCCATCACCAGCCTCGGTACACTGTTACGCCTCACCACGCTCACCCCCAAGCAAGCGGAATACGTCAGTCAACTTGAGCAAACATCCCAACACATGTCACGCTTAATGGGCAATGTGTTAGACATCGCCAAAATTGAAAGCAATAGTCTGGAACTACAACAAGAACCATTTCAACTAAGCATTGTCATGCGTCAAGTGCATGATTTAACAATCAATCAGGCACAGAAAAAAGGCTTATCACTGGTATTTGTCGGGCATGACAGCATCCCCGAAACCTTACTGGGCGACCGTTTACGTTTAACGCAAATCCTGACCAATTTACTGCAAAATGCGCTGCGCTATACACATGAAGGCACTGTCACCTGCACGGTGGAGCGTCATGCCATACCAGAATCACCCGCATTACGCCTGTCTTTTTCGGTGCGTGATACCGGCATTGGCATTCCCGCTGAAAAATTATCGACGATTTTTGATGAATTTACCCAAGCAAAGCCAACCTCCAACCTTTCACAGGACGGCATCGGCTTAGGGCTGGCAATTAGCAGCCGCCTTGTCACCTGTTTGGGCGGAACATTGGCGGTTGAAAGTACCGTGGGTAAAGGCAGCCATTTTTTCTTCACATTGCCTTTTAACGTCGCCCACCTTGAAACGGCAACAACGGATAAGCCACCTTGCCGACTGCCGCAGGGCATCCGCATTTTATTGGTCGATGACGAATTTATGAATCGTTTGCTGGGTTACGAACTATTGAGTGCTCAAGGTGGCAATGTAGAAGTCGCCGCAGATGGGCAAAGTGCGTTGCTTTACTTGCAACAGCACCCGTTTGATGTGGTATTACTCGACATTAACCTGACCGATACCACCGGCTTTGACGTGTTGCAATGGATACGCCAGCATTCCCCCAATCCCAACATTCCCGTCATCGCTTTAACCGCGCACACGAGTGCTGAAGTTAAGCAACAATGCCTAGCTGCGGGGATGAATGGTTTCTTAAACAAACCGTCGGACTGGCAACGTTTGTGTCAAATCATCCTCAAGGCGGTTAACCGTGAGGATGATGGTTAG
- a CDS encoding DUF3501 family protein translates to MEKLTRADLLSLEQYSIERKAFREKVMAHKAARKIHIGPNATLYFEDRLTMQYQIQEMLRIEKIFDSAGIHEELESYNPLIPDGSNWKATFMVEFSDVEERKVQLGRLIGIERHTWVQVAGFDKVYAIANEDLERETEEKTSAVHFTRFELTPIMVASVQEGAAIQMGIEHPNYAYTVTLGEASRASLAADLG, encoded by the coding sequence ATGGAAAAGTTGACCCGTGCAGACTTGCTGAGTCTGGAACAGTATTCAATCGAGCGCAAAGCCTTCCGCGAGAAGGTGATGGCGCACAAAGCTGCCCGCAAAATACACATCGGCCCGAATGCAACGCTGTATTTTGAAGACCGCTTAACCATGCAGTACCAGATTCAGGAAATGCTGCGGATTGAGAAGATTTTCGATTCCGCTGGCATTCATGAAGAACTGGAATCGTATAACCCGTTGATTCCCGATGGCTCGAACTGGAAAGCGACCTTCATGGTCGAGTTTTCCGATGTGGAAGAGCGCAAGGTGCAACTGGGGCGGTTGATCGGAATCGAGCGGCATACCTGGGTGCAGGTGGCGGGTTTTGACAAGGTTTACGCGATTGCTAATGAGGATTTGGAGCGCGAAACCGAGGAGAAAACCTCGGCGGTGCATTTTACGCGCTTTGAGTTGACCCCGATTATGGTAGCTTCGGTGCAGGAAGGCGCGGCTATTCAGATGGGGATTGAGCACCCGAATTATGCGTATACCGTGACCTTGGGCGAAGCGTCGCGTGCGTCGTTGGCGGCGGATTTGGGTTAA